A part of Drosophila ananassae strain 14024-0371.13 chromosome 2R, ASM1763931v2, whole genome shotgun sequence genomic DNA contains:
- the LOC6507085 gene encoding probable E3 ubiquitin-protein ligase HERC4 isoform X4, producing MTAGTELYCWGNTSHGQLGLGGIEDEQILTPSQVPWTPDSAIKQVACGHRHTLFLTSSGRVYACGSNDHSQLGHDLPTKRPLLIPELLDYVVVQIACGSRHSMALSEWGQVLSWGDNDCGQLGQATDQDIVQLPKIVRQLVSKTVVQIACGNNHSLALTSCGELYSWGSNIYGQLGVNTPKEVTHSNQPVRLTTLLGIPVAAIACGGNHSFIISKSSAVFGWGRNNCGQLGLNDETSRSYPTQLKTLRTLGVRFVACGDEFSVFLTNEGGVFTCGAGAYGQLGHGFGANEMLPRMVMELMGSTITQVACGNRHTLALVPSRGRVYGFGLGSSGQLGTRSTKSLTLPQVVIGPWVSPSGSALLQSSDAKVSVVIHQIFSGGDQSFVTTTLFVDKVPPEDLRNYKPKSQILALTEEVTKQCTRFKQNDQSDLDLLNSIELIFKSQACLNASFLLDNDRHFGCSVRNYGLDLKAAQLAFDHLRNVENESIKQVIWENITKDLIGSLVASPADVESMRLYLLLPLYHEFVNSKHYKSLQVPFANAIFKLTENPRKVLMRWLAQTPADYFEHIVQNFLHVVIHIISFKMGLAAVNPAAERHQRLLPYNSELETILKMMQTLCLINNLRDVRLNYQLFYWPDLSDYADVQQEYVKWIMADTASEFNICNFSFLFDPSAKTALLQADQALQMHSAMANAASNAFYNLLNYGLPVSHFIVLNVTRENLVQDSLRELQRYSQTDLKKPLKIKFHGEEAEDAGGVRKEFFMLLLKDLLDPKYGMFKEYEDSRLIWFADLSFETENMYFLIGVLCGLAIYNFTIINLPFPLALFKKLLAKPVDLSDLRQLSPAEANSMQSILDYEGEDFKDVFDLTFEISRDVFGESETKCLKPNGNEIAVTLENREEFVNLYVDFVFNKSVDVHYNAFHKGFMKVCSGRVIHIFQPEELMAVVVGNEDYDWQALQDNCEYREGYTSGDDTIKWFWEVIHDMTEAEKKSFLLYLTGSDRIPIQGMKALKMTIQPTPDERFLPVAHTCFNLLDLPRYKTKERLKYKLHQAIQQTQGFSLV from the exons ATGACAGCCGGCACAGAACTCTACTGCTGGGGGAACACCTCCCACGGGCAACTTGGTCTTGGCGGAATCGAGGACGAGCAG ATTCTTACCCCTAGTCAAGTCCCATGGACGCCGGACTCGGCCATAAAACAGGTGGCCTGTGGACACCGACACACTCTGTTCCTGACCTCCAGTGGAAGGGTGTATGCCTGCGGAAGCAACGATCACTCTCAGCTGGGACACGATCTGCCCACCAAAAGGCCAC TGCTTATTCCTGAGCTGCTGGACTATGTGGTTGTTCAGATCGCGTGCGGCAGTCGACACTCGATGGCCCTTTCGGAGTGGGGTCAGGTCTTGAGTTGGGGAGACAATGACTGCGGCCAGCTGGGCCAAGCCACTGACCAGGATATCGTGCAGTTGCCCAAGATTGTGCGCCAGTTGGTATCTAAAACTGTGGTGCAAATAGCCTGCGGCAACAATCACAGCCTAGCCCTGACAAGTT GTGGCGAGTTGTATTCCTGGGGCTCCAACATATATGGCCAACTTGGCGTGAATACTCCAAAGGAAGTGACGCACAGCAACCAACCCGTGCGGCTGACCACGCTGCTGGGGATACCAGTTGCGGCAATTGcttgcggtggcaatcactcGTTCATTATCTCCAAATCCAGTGCGGTCTTTGGATGGGGCCGAAACAACTGTGGGCAGCTGGGATTGAACGATGAGACTAGTCGATCCTATCCCACCCAGCTTAAAACGCTGCGCACCCTAGGCGTCCGATTTGTGGCCTGCGGAGATGAGTTTTCCGTGTTCTTGACCAACGAGGGTGGAGTCTTCACATGCGGAGCAGGAGCCTACGGCCAATTGGGACATGGTTTTGGGGCCAATGAAATGCTGCCCAGGATGGTGATGGAACTTATGGGCAGCACCATTACGCAAGTGGCGTGCGGAAATCGTCACACATTGGCATTGGTGCCGTCGCGCGGCAGAGTTTATGGATTCGGATTGGGCAGCTCTGGACAACTGGGCACTAGGAGTACAAAGAGCTTAACGCTACCACAAGTGGTCATTGGTCCGTGGGTATCCCCGAGTGGGTCCGCTCTTCTACAGTCCAGCGATGCGAAGGTCTCTGTGGTCATCCATCAAATATTCTCTGGCGGCGATCAGTCCTTCGTGACCACCACTTTGTTTGTGGATAAAGTGCCGCCCGAGGATCTAAGAAACTACAA ACCCAAGTCCCAGATCCTTGCCCTAACAGAAGAAGTCACCAAGCAGTGCACTCGTTTCAAGCAAAACGATCAAAGCGATCTGGATCTGCTTAACTCCATTGAGTTGATCTTTAAAAGTCAGGCCTGCCTAAATGCATCTTTTCTTCTGGACAACGACCGACACTTTGGATGCTCGGTACGGAATTACGGATTGGATCTGAAGGCAGCTCAATTGGCATTCGATCATTTGCGCAATGTGGAAAACGAGAGCATCAAACAAGTG ATATGGGAAAACATTACAAAGGATCTAATAGGTTCGTTGGTAGCCTCGCCAGCGGATGTTGAAAGTATGCGTCTTTATCTCCTGCTGCCGCTATACCACGAGTTCGTCAACTCAAAACACTACAAGTCACTTCAGGTGCCCTTCGCCAATGCCATATTTAAGCTAACGGAGAACCCACGAAAAGTTCTCATGAGATGGTTGGCCCAAACGCCAGCGGATTACTTTGAGCATATTGTCCAGAACTTCTTACATGTAGTTATTCATATTATAAGTTTTAAAATGGGATTGGCGGCCGTAAATCCCGCTGCCGAGAGACATCAAAGG cTACTGCCATACAACTCTGAACTGGAGACTATCCTGAAAATGATGCAGACCCTTTGTCTGATAAACAATTTGCGGGATGTTCGGCTCAACTACCAACTATTCTACTGGCCAGATCTCTCTGATTACGCTGATGTGCAGCAGGAGTATGTCAAGTGGATCATGGCCGACACTGCCAgcgaatttaatatttgcaaCTTTTCATTCCTCTTCGATCCGTCTGCGAAGACGGCCCTACTCCAAGCTGATCAGGCGCTGCAGATGCACTCTGCCATGGCCAATGCAGCTTCAAAT GCATTTTATAACCTCCTCAATTATGGACTGCCGGTTTCACATTTTATTGTACTGAACGTGACGCGGGAGAACCTTGTTCAGGATTCTTTGCGGGAGCTGCAGCGTTACTCGCAGACTGATCTCAAAAAGCCACTAAAGATAAAGTTCCATGGAGAAGAGGCGGAGGATGCCGGTGGCGTGCGGAAAGAATTCTTTATGCTACTGCTCAAGGACCTTCTCGATCCCAAGTATGGGATGTTTAAGGAATACGAGGATTCGCGACTGATCTGGTTTGCAGATCTCAGCTTTGAAACGGAAAACATGTACTTCCTGATCGGCGTGCTCTGTGGCCTGGCCATTTACAACTTCACCATTATTAACCTTCCATTTCCTTTGGCTCTGTTTAAAAAGCTGCTGGCTAAACCAGTGGATCTCAGTGATCTTCGTCAGCTTTCCCCAGCGGAAGCCAATTCCATGCAGTCAATACTCGACTACGAAGGCGAGGACTTTAAGGATGTCTTCGACTTGACATTCGAAATATCGCGGGATGTATTTGGAGAGTCGGAGACTAAGTGCCTTAAGCCCAACGGCAATGAAATAGCCGTAACGCTTGAAAATAG AGAAGAGTTTGTCAACCTGTATGTGGACTTTGTATTCAACAAATCCGTGGATGTACACTATAATGCCTTCCACAAGGGCTTCATGAAAGTGTGCTCCGGTCGGGTGATTCACATATTCCAGCCGGAGGAGCTAATGGCTGTGGTGGTTGGAAATGAAGACTATGACTGGCAAGCGCTCCAGGATAACTGTGAATACCGTGAGGGCTATACGTCGGGCGATGATACT ATCAAATGGTTCTGGGAGGTCATCCATGACATGACTGAGGCCGAAAAGAAGAGTTTCCTCCTTTATTTAACCGGCAGTGATCGTATACCAATACAGGGCATGAAGGCGCTTAAG ATGACTATTCAACCTACGCCCGACGAACGATTCCTCCCTGTGGCCCACACCTGTTTTAATCTGCTGGATTTGCCAAGGTATAAGACGAAGGAACGTCTCAAATATAAGCTCCACCAGGCCATTCAGCAAACTCAGGGCTTTAGTCTGGTCTAG